In Methanosarcina siciliae T4/M, one genomic interval encodes:
- a CDS encoding uracil-DNA glycosylase, with the protein MAAKEENCGNFEERVQKLVENGYETVAREAIACTRCPLQKSATKRVIGKGSCNPKVMFIGEAPGKTEDETGIPFTGRAGKKLDKIIEYMGLSEEDWFVANTVKCRPPENRRPKASEIECCKPFLIAQITLLDPGIIILLGNTAEKAYCPERKLEWGVPVEYEGRMILKLYHPAALIYTASKIEVQKAFIDKNRDLWK; encoded by the coding sequence GTGGCAGCCAAGGAAGAAAACTGCGGAAATTTTGAAGAGAGGGTCCAAAAACTGGTGGAGAACGGGTATGAGACCGTCGCAAGGGAAGCAATAGCCTGTACACGATGTCCTCTCCAGAAAAGTGCGACTAAAAGAGTTATAGGAAAAGGGTCCTGCAACCCTAAAGTAATGTTCATAGGAGAAGCTCCCGGAAAAACCGAAGACGAAACCGGAATACCTTTTACCGGAAGGGCAGGAAAAAAGCTGGACAAAATAATTGAGTATATGGGACTCTCGGAAGAAGACTGGTTCGTAGCAAATACCGTCAAATGCCGCCCTCCGGAAAACAGAAGGCCAAAAGCGAGTGAAATAGAATGCTGCAAACCCTTCCTTATTGCCCAGATAACCCTGCTTGACCCCGGAATTATAATCCTTCTAGGCAACACAGCTGAAAAGGCATATTGCCCGGAAAGAAAACTGGAATGGGGAGTTCCTGTAGAATATGAAGGAAGAATGATCCTGAAACTCTACCACCCTGCAGCGCTAATTTATACGGCTTCGAAAATAGAAGTTCAGAAGGCTTTCATAGACAAAAACAGGGATCTGTGGAAGTAA
- a CDS encoding Hsp20/alpha crystallin family protein: MSMVKMSPDVFSCSDDEGNLDIEIDMFGVKKENIKLKMVEEGFFVKAKREETGVEYVGTYAFCCAVVPEKAVAKYVDGKLYVKVPYRESTETVDVKIQ, encoded by the coding sequence ATATCAATGGTAAAGATGTCACCGGACGTATTTTCATGTTCGGACGATGAGGGGAATCTGGACATTGAAATCGATATGTTTGGGGTAAAGAAAGAAAATATCAAACTGAAAATGGTCGAGGAAGGCTTTTTTGTAAAAGCAAAAAGGGAAGAAACCGGGGTAGAGTATGTTGGGACTTATGCTTTCTGCTGCGCGGTCGTCCCTGAAAAAGCTGTTGCAAAATATGTTGATGGAAAACTCTATGTAAAAGTGCCTTACAGGGAAAGTACAGAGACCGTAGATGTTAAAATCCAGTAA
- a CDS encoding 4Fe-4S dicluster domain-containing protein, producing the protein MHPVIDYHKCNGALACYEVCPAEVFDINEIDNVKKAAVTNPENCIECEQCVEACPAEAIELVES; encoded by the coding sequence ATGCATCCGGTAATCGACTATCACAAATGTAACGGCGCTCTCGCCTGCTATGAGGTCTGCCCTGCAGAAGTTTTTGACATTAACGAGATCGATAATGTAAAAAAAGCCGCGGTAACTAACCCTGAAAATTGCATCGAGTGTGAGCAGTGTGTGGAAGCCTGCCCGGCAGAAGCTATCGAGCTTGTTGAGAGCTGA
- a CDS encoding 4Fe-4S dicluster domain-containing protein — translation MHPKIDYNKCVGSLECYDVCPVELFDAEEREEGKRAVVARPEDCIECEQCVDVCPTDAIELVDD, via the coding sequence ATGCACCCCAAAATTGACTACAATAAATGTGTTGGTTCACTTGAATGCTACGATGTATGTCCTGTGGAATTGTTTGACGCGGAAGAGAGAGAAGAAGGAAAAAGGGCAGTTGTGGCACGTCCTGAGGACTGCATCGAATGCGAACAATGCGTAGACGTCTGTCCGACCGACGCAATAGAACTTGTGGATGATTGA
- a CDS encoding ArsR/SmtB family transcription factor, with product MERTEDLIPVPVLSISEEVSLLARTLSRPLPMQILKQLQEKQMSAGELASELGLRLNTLTYNLEVLKKVGLVKVRKVKWSCKGREVKIYAPAEQPVLLVSREDGESDPFVLDVLEKTLENCRTNLSGQTATLSEDPGKKDERVPSYKKHNDQDALPAYTRYAVLFPIKEVHDRG from the coding sequence TTGGAGAGAACTGAGGATTTAATCCCCGTGCCTGTCCTGTCTATCTCGGAGGAGGTGTCTCTGCTTGCAAGGACTCTTTCAAGGCCCCTTCCGATGCAGATACTTAAACAACTTCAGGAAAAACAGATGTCTGCAGGCGAACTTGCCTCAGAGCTCGGTCTCCGCTTGAATACACTGACCTACAACCTTGAGGTGTTGAAAAAGGTTGGCTTGGTAAAGGTCAGAAAGGTAAAATGGAGCTGCAAAGGCCGTGAGGTTAAAATCTATGCCCCTGCGGAACAGCCGGTTTTGCTGGTGTCCCGGGAAGACGGGGAGAGCGACCCTTTTGTCCTGGATGTTCTGGAAAAAACTCTGGAAAACTGCCGGACAAATCTTTCCGGACAGACAGCCACTCTTTCCGAGGATCCAGGAAAAAAAGATGAGCGTGTACCCTCCTACAAAAAGCACAACGATCAGGACGCTCTCCCAGCCTATACCCGTTATGCCGTGCTTTTCCCTATTAAGGAGGTCCATGACAGGGGTTGA
- a CDS encoding S-layer protein domain-containing protein gives MKKHTAVLLAALAVFVVVAAGNVSAADNVSDGSIICNVTTTGYECDSWSDEQYPVIDLFGAEYVPLFPTDGNIWDSHVNKLTGLILDSNETQVLEAGEILDLGQGYALEVREIDIDSEKAWLELTRDGQYIADKNVSMDTDDNRTWTVALDDVQDGNNIVVMKVHVKNLFVGSEKRIVWIDGIWLADYANARTLNVGDEFGELDEFGEFTLNQIINGTDASNLGSLVFGSVSVTDDTPVTYDTSVNDTSTAGFSASLSSKNESNKFTNTSTEPPASWYWNFWKSFTMKLK, from the coding sequence ATGAAGAAACATACAGCAGTTTTACTGGCTGCTCTTGCTGTCTTTGTTGTAGTTGCAGCAGGCAATGTAAGTGCAGCAGACAATGTTAGCGATGGAAGCATTATTTGTAATGTTACCACTACCGGTTATGAGTGCGATAGCTGGTCTGATGAACAGTATCCTGTAATCGACTTATTTGGAGCGGAATATGTTCCGCTGTTCCCCACTGATGGAAATATCTGGGATTCGCATGTTAACAAGCTTACCGGTTTGATTCTTGACAGCAATGAAACGCAAGTCCTCGAAGCCGGTGAAATCCTCGACCTCGGGCAGGGTTACGCTCTCGAGGTCAGGGAGATTGACATTGACAGTGAGAAGGCCTGGCTTGAACTTACCAGGGACGGTCAATATATAGCCGATAAAAATGTCTCAATGGATACTGATGACAACAGGACATGGACTGTTGCTCTTGACGATGTTCAGGATGGAAACAATATTGTTGTCATGAAAGTCCATGTCAAAAATTTATTCGTGGGGTCAGAAAAAAGGATCGTCTGGATTGATGGAATTTGGCTTGCCGATTATGCAAATGCCAGAACTCTCAATGTCGGAGATGAATTCGGGGAGTTAGATGAATTCGGGGAGTTTACACTAAATCAAATCATTAATGGAACAGATGCATCTAACCTGGGAAGTCTTGTTTTCGGAAGTGTTTCAGTTACTGATGATACTCCAGTTACTTATGATACTTCAGTTAATGATACTTCAACCGCTGGTTTTTCTGCATCTCTTTCTTCTAAAAACGAATCGAATAAATTCACCAACACAAGTACAGAACCGCCTGCTTCCTGGTACTGGAACTTTTGGAAATCTTTCACAATGAAACTCAAGTAA